Proteins encoded together in one Spodoptera frugiperda isolate SF20-4 chromosome 15, AGI-APGP_CSIRO_Sfru_2.0, whole genome shotgun sequence window:
- the LOC126911525 gene encoding facilitated trehalose transporter Tret1-like, whose amino-acid sequence MANRKWREYVTALSATLITAAAGTTVGWTSPTLPILLAPDSPIATSPDQSSWIASIMILCSAASPIPAAYLADRIGTKKTLLLASVPYIIGWILVMFAGNVPTIYASRLISGLGYGIAYTTAPMYLGEIASDDVRGAMATLITVMSKFGILSQYCIGPYVSMLGLASFNIAIPILFVVTFSTMPESPYYYIKHGQKQEAEASLKKLRGRSYVREELESMNNLVSENMKEKGRWKDLFYVGGNRKGLIILMGIYFTQQFCGSTAIISYAQQIFGAAEGGMGAEESCILFGTVQLLTSAMSSQLVDRLGRKPLLLISSCGVGLANVIIGAYFFMKHQNSEYLVSLKFIPIVVIPIFIFSYTIGLATVPFAITSEIFPTNIKSKATCVIQIFAALMTFAVTKLYQVVADNLGNYVAFWGFGALSVLGVIFILLQLPETKGQSFAAIQERLYSPNKVVYEKDEDHMARVKITL is encoded by the exons CTACTTTGATCACGGCGGCGGCAGGCACGACCGTCGGTTGGACGTCACCAACTCTGCCCATCCTACTAGCCCCAGACTCACCCATAGCGACGTCACCAGACCAGAGCTCATGGATCGCCTCCATTATGATATTATGTTCAG CCGCGAGCCCTATTCCTGCGGCGTATCTTGCAGACAGGATAGGAACCAAGAAGACGTTACTCCTGGCTTCAGTCCCTTACATCATTGGGTGGATACTGGTGATGTTTGCAGGCAATGTCCCCACGATATACGCCTCCCGTCTCATCTCAGGCCTCGGGTACGGCATAGCGTACACCACCGCGCCTATGTACCTTGGCGAAATCGCCTCCGATGACGTCAGAGGCGCCATGGCAACACTCATCACTGTCATGTCGAAG TTCGGTATCCTGTCTCAGTATTGCATCGGGCCGTACGTGTCCATGTTGGGCCTGGCCAGCTTCAACATCGCCATCCCGATCCTGTTCGTGGTGACCTTCAGCACCATGCCAGAATCACCATACTACTACATCAAACACGGCCAGAAGCAAGAAGCAGAAGCCTCACTCAAGAAGCTCAGAGGTCGCAGCTACGTCAGAGAAGAATTAGAAAGTATGAACAATCTGGTCTCAGAGAACATGAAAGAGAAGGGTCGCTGGAAAGACCTGTTCTACGTAGGAGGGAACAGGAAAGGACTCATCATTTTGATGGGCATATACTTCACGCAACAATTCTGCGGCAGTACTGCGATCATATCGTACGCGCAGCAGATATTTGGGGCAGCTGAGGGAGGCATGGGCGCTGAAGAGTCCTGCATATTGTTCGGAACTGTTCAACTCCTAACATCGGCCATGTCATCACAGTTAGTGGACAGGCTGGGAAGAAAGCCTCTGCTATTAATATCATCGTGTGGCGTCGGACTAGCCAACGTCATCATCGGAGCGTACTTCTTCATGAAACACCAGAACAGCGAGTACCTCGTCAGTTTAAAGTTCATTCCTATCGTTGTGATACCCATATTTATATTCTCGTACACTATAGGTTTAGCCACGGTGCCCTTCGCTATCACTTCGGAAATATTCCCCACAAACATTAAATCAAAGGCGACTTGTGTTATCCAGATATTTGCGGCGTTAATGACGTTCGCGGTAACCAAGTTGTATCAAGTGGTGGCGGATAATTTAGGGAACTATGTCGCCTTCTGGGGGTTCGGGGCGTTGTCGGTGCTCggtgttatatttatattgttgcaGCTGCCTGAAACTAAAGGACAATCGTTCGCCGCGATACAGGAGAGACTGTATTCGCCAAATAAAGTGGTGTATGAAAAAGATGAGGACCACATGGCCAGAGTTAAGATTACCTTGTGA